The following nucleotide sequence is from Streptomyces leeuwenhoekii.
CAGGACACCGGGTGGCTGCCCGGCGGCTCACCCGGCGATGCGCAAGCCCCGCGAAGCTCGCCCAAGCGGGGGAAATCCCGGCGCGGCGCGCATGAAAGCGCCGGTACGCCCGAAAGGGGGCGGTAGGCGGCACCAGGTTGCCTCAGCCGGCGTCGTCCGCCAGCTCGGCGACCCCCGTGATCCGGTGCAGCGGATAGGTGCGGACCTCGTCCGCGGTGTGGTCGTAGGCCGTGACGAAGCCGCCCTCCACCCGGACCGGCGCGATGACGCGCTGGCTGGCGGCACCCTCGGCGTTGACGTATCCGATCCACAGCACCTCACCGGTCAGCACCGCGGCCTGCACGGTGGCGAGGGTCTCGGCGGGGCTGGTGCGGGGCAGCTCGCCGGAGGCCGGGGCACCGGCGCCCGGGCTCGGCTTGCGCGGCGCGGTGGAGGCCAGGTCACCGGCCCGGATGGCGCGGATCGCGGCGCTCAGCAGCGTGTCGTCCGGGACCGGCGGGCCGTCGGGGACCGGCTCCGGGGGTGTGCGCGGCGGGGTGCGGTGGGCGTCGGCGCGGGTGATCAGCACATCGCCCTCGGCGGACTCGGCGGCCGGGGCGAACCCCATCGCGCGCAGCCCCTCCAGCAGTGCCGCCGGGTCGGCCTGCGCGGCCAGCACGGTCGGCGCGAGGCGGCGCAGGCCCAGCCCGGCGGCCCGCCGGTCGGCGAGGATCTCGCTGAGCATCGCGTCGTCGTCGCAGCGCACGTACGCCGAGGCCGCGCCCACCCGCAGATGCCCGTGCCGGCGGGCCACGTCGTCGATCAGGTACGCCAGCGGCTGCGGCACCGGCGTGCGGGAGTGCGCGGCGAGGAAGGCGTGCAGGTCGGCGGCGGTCCGCCCGGAGTCCAGCGCGCGCCGCACCGAACCGGGGGTGAACCGGTAGACGGTGGCCCCGCCCTTGGACTCGACGTCCGCGAGGACGCCCAGCAGGTCCGCGAGCGGCCTGCGCAGCGGCCCCGGCGCCACCGCCGTCAGGTCTGCCTGGAGCAGCACGTGGTCCAGCGGCTCGGGGAGCAGGGGCGCCAGGAGCCGGGCGGCGGCGGCCGTGCGGGCGGCCTGCTCGGCCGGGGAGGGGGACGCGTGCGCGGGCGGTGTGCGGTGGTGCACGGGCAGCTTGTCGCCCGGCCCGGCCGGTTCCGTGTCCGCCGCGTGGCGCGCCTCGGGAGCGCCGATCAGCGCCCGCCCCGGCGCCGACAGCGCGCCGCGCCCGGTGACGCCCAGCAGTTCGGCCTCCGTCAGCGTCCAGCGCGCCAGCCGGGTCCGCAGGTCCTCCTCCCGGCGCTGGGGGCGCTCCCAGGCCAGCCGGGCCAGCACCGACTCCTCGGCCGGTGCGGCTCCCTCGGGCAGCCCCGCCAGCAGCGTCAGCACCCGGTGGCGCACCTCCGGCGCCGCCGAGCGGTCGAGCCCCGGGCCCAGCGCGGACAGGGCGCGGTCCTTGGCGTCCCGCCCGCCGACCAGCCCGGCCGTGCGGGTGGCCGCCAGCCACGCCCCGGCCAGCCGCGCCCAGCGCTCGGCGGGGGGCAGCTCGCGCCACTCGTCGTAGGCGGGGGTCGCCGCGTACCGCTCGTCGGCCTCCCCGTCGGAGGCCAGCAGCCCGGCGGCGTAGGCGAGTTCCACCCAGAACGCGGCGACCGGTTCGGGCACGTCCAGGGCGACCGCGGTCCGCTTCAGGTCGCGGACGCTGAGCCCGCCGGCTCGCAGCACGGCGGGGCCGCCCTCGTCCCAGTCCTTCAGCAGGTCCTCGACGGTCGCCAGCGCCGCCAGGGCCTGCCCGGCCGCGGTCGCGTCCACCACCTGTGGACGGTGGGTGGCGGCGGCCGTCACGGGCGGCGGCAGCGGCTCGGGCGCGCGGTGCGCCCGCCCGCCGCGCAGATGCAGGGCGACCTCGCGGGGCAGGACGACCGTGCCGGGCGCGGTCGGCAGCAGCAGGCCGCGGTCGAGCAGCCAGCGCAGGTGCGGCGCGGGGTCGGCGGTGACCTGGCCGTAGGGCGGGCCCCAGGCCAGGCGTTCCAGTACGTCGAGGGAGGCGGCCGGGGCCCCGGCGAGCAGCTCCGCCATCCGGGCCCGGTCGGTGAACAGGGCGGTGAGCGCGGCGACGGCGGAGACGGAGTCGTGGGTGGAGGGCAGACCGGCGGCGGTGAGGATCTCCTGGACGCGGCCGGGGGACATCCCGGCGGTGGCCTCCTGCGCGGTGGGGCCCAGCCCGGTCGGGGACGGGTGCTGGGGGGAGGGCGCGAGCAGTTCCCGGGCCGTGCGCACCAGCCGCAGCCGGTCGTCGCCGCCCCACACCAGGGCCTGTTCGCGCAAGGAGGCGAGGGCGCGGGGCAGGGCGGCGGCGACGGCCGGGTCGGCCGTCTCGCCGGGGTCCCCGGCCATGAGTCCGAGCAGTTCGTCGTAGGTGGCCGGGTCCGCGGCGACGGCCAGGGCCTGGGCCGTCTGGAGCGCGAACCGGTCCAGCCGCTCCAGGGCCCGTACGACCGAGGCGCGGGTGCCGGCCCGGGTGGCGAGCTGGGTGAGGTCCGTGGGGACGGGGGTGATGAGATCGGGGCGGCTGCGCAGGAGGGCGGCCAGTGAGGCGTCGTCGCGGGCGCGCAGGGCTTCCGCCAGGGACCGCGGGGCTGCCGGCTTCTCCTCGGTGCTCATCCGGCCAACGTTAGCGGGTCCCCCTCGCCGGGTGGTCCGGTCGCGGAGAGGTGAGCCCGCCCGGCGGGCGCGGGCACGCCCGGGACACGCGGTACGGTCGTCCGACGAGGCATCACCCACCGCACGCCCCGGAGGGATCCGTGGGGATCGAGAGCGATCAGGTCGTCTACGAGTATCTGAGCCGCGTCGGCGACGTGGCGCAGCAGCGGCAGTTGCCGTCGGCCGCCCGCATGCGGCTGGTCGCCGAACTGCGCAACGAGATCGACCGGCGGCGGTCGAAGGCGGTCGTGGACAGTCCGGCCGCCGTGCGCCGCATCCTGGACCGGATGGGCAGCCCCGACGAGATCGTGGAGGCCGTGGGCGGCGGTGGCGCCGGTGCCCCGCGGGAGCCCGCCGCCGCGGTGCCGCCCCAACGCGACGGCGCGACCGGCACCGACACCGGCAGCACCGCCACCGACGGCGGGGACGGCACGGACGGTGCGCGCGGCACGGACGGTGACGCGGCGCGCGGCGGGCGGCAGCGCAAGGGGCTGCGCCGGGTCGTACCGCGTCCCCGGCCCGCGGTGCCGCCCGC
It contains:
- a CDS encoding helicase C-terminal domain-containing protein, giving the protein MSTEEKPAAPRSLAEALRARDDASLAALLRSRPDLITPVPTDLTQLATRAGTRASVVRALERLDRFALQTAQALAVAADPATYDELLGLMAGDPGETADPAVAAALPRALASLREQALVWGGDDRLRLVRTARELLAPSPQHPSPTGLGPTAQEATAGMSPGRVQEILTAAGLPSTHDSVSAVAALTALFTDRARMAELLAGAPAASLDVLERLAWGPPYGQVTADPAPHLRWLLDRGLLLPTAPGTVVLPREVALHLRGGRAHRAPEPLPPPVTAAATHRPQVVDATAAGQALAALATVEDLLKDWDEGGPAVLRAGGLSVRDLKRTAVALDVPEPVAAFWVELAYAAGLLASDGEADERYAATPAYDEWRELPPAERWARLAGAWLAATRTAGLVGGRDAKDRALSALGPGLDRSAAPEVRHRVLTLLAGLPEGAAPAEESVLARLAWERPQRREEDLRTRLARWTLTEAELLGVTGRGALSAPGRALIGAPEARHAADTEPAGPGDKLPVHHRTPPAHASPSPAEQAARTAAAARLLAPLLPEPLDHVLLQADLTAVAPGPLRRPLADLLGVLADVESKGGATVYRFTPGSVRRALDSGRTAADLHAFLAAHSRTPVPQPLAYLIDDVARRHGHLRVGAASAYVRCDDDAMLSEILADRRAAGLGLRRLAPTVLAAQADPAALLEGLRAMGFAPAAESAEGDVLITRADAHRTPPRTPPEPVPDGPPVPDDTLLSAAIRAIRAGDLASTAPRKPSPGAGAPASGELPRTSPAETLATVQAAVLTGEVLWIGYVNAEGAASQRVIAPVRVEGGFVTAYDHTADEVRTYPLHRITGVAELADDAG